The proteins below are encoded in one region of Triticum urartu cultivar G1812 unplaced genomic scaffold, Tu2.1 TuUngrouped_contig_6644, whole genome shotgun sequence:
- the LOC125530902 gene encoding DNA (cytosine-5)-methyltransferase 1-like, translating into TVISTAELVGDHSHDPKRVFLSDERNDNPLDCIVSKVKILQVDPKLDLEAKAQLAADSDLYCDMSYTVPYSTFENITNDINEISGISSDADSEVDTSVATATLLDLYSGCGGMSTGLCLGAALAGLKLETRWAVDFNSYACNSLKSNHPKTEVRNEKADDFLSLLKEWAVLCDQYVHGNNAEAPPPMDDEEEEGELEKDEYVVQKLTDICYGGIDRKSCIYFKVQWKGYGPEEDTWEPIKNLSDCPLKIKEFVQEGHMRKVLPLPGDVDVLCGGPPCQGISGLNRFRNHDDPLNDDKNRQLVTFMNIVSYLRPKFVLMENVVDILQFAEGYLGRYALSRLVAMNYQSRLGIMLAGCYGLPQFRMRTFLWGALTTMVLPKHPLPTHNVVIRGGAPNAFTQSIVAYDEIQNPTLKNALVLEDAISDLPKVGNDQADDVLEYLAKPKTEFQRYIRLSRKEMLDYSFGDKTGPGEGKLMDHCPLKLNKDDYERVKRIPFEKGANFRDLEGVRVGPNNVAEFDPEIPRVYLESGNPLVPEYAIKFRSGKSLRPFGRLWWDETVPTVVTSANPHSQKILHPGQARVLTVRENARLQGFPDYYRLDGSIKERYMQVGNAVAVPVARALGYSLGLAYLRKHDGSDGPMLVLPANFFSPGQTEAVAPADGVAEE; encoded by the exons ACGGTGATCTCGACTGCGGAATTGGTTGGTGATCATAGTCATGATCCCAAGCGGGTCTTCCTCTCTGACGAGAGGAACGACAACCCGCTTGACTGTATTGTGTCCAAGGTTAAAATACTGCAAGTCGATCCCAAG CTTGATCTGGAAGCAAAAGCCCAACTAGCGGCTGACAGCGATCTGTACTGTGACATGTCGTACACTGTGCCCTACTCTACCTTTGAAAATATCACAAATG ATATAAATGAAATTTCAGGGATTTCTTCGGATGCTGATTCGGAGGTTGACACCTCTGTGGCAACCGCAACGCTACTTGACCTTTATTCTGGTTGCGGTGGCATGTCCACTGGATTGTGCTTGGGCGCTGCACTAGCTGGATTGAAACTTGAGACG AGGTGGGCTGTTGATTTTAACAGCTACGCGTGCAATAGCTTGAAGTCCAACCATCCCAAGACCGAG GTGCGGAACGAGAAGGCGGATGATTTTCTATCTCTTTTAAAAGAATGGGCAGTTCTATGTGACCAATATGTCCATGGTAATAATGCTGAGGCACCTCCTCCGATGGacgatgaggaggaagagggtGAACTCGAAAAGGACGAATATGTCGTGCAAAAACTCACTGATATCTGCTATGGTGGCATTGATAGGAAAAGTTGCATTTATTTCAAA GTGCAATGGAAGGGATATGGCCCCGAAGAGGATACCTGGGAGCCCATTAAAAACCTTAG TGATTGCCCTTTAAAAATAAAGGAGTTTGTTCAAGAAGGCCACATGCGAAAAGTATTACCACTGCCT GGTGACGTAGATGTCTTGTGTGGGGGGCCGCCTTGTCAAGGGATAAGCGGGTTAAATCGGTTCAGAAACCATGACGACCCACTAAATGATGATAAGAATAGGCAGCTGGTCACTTTTATGAACATCGTTTCCTATTTGCGGCCGAAGTTCGTTTTGATGGAAAATGTGGTGGATATACTGCAATTTGCCGAAGGATATCTAGGTAGGTATGCGTTGAGCCGGTTGGTGGCTATGAACTACCAGTCTCGGCTCGGTATTATGTTAGCAGGTTGTTACGGGCTTCCACAGTTCCGCATGCGCACCTTCCTATGGGGTGCCCTCACTACAATG GTACTCCCAAAACATCCTCTCCCCACACATAATGTTGTTATACGAGGCGGGGCGCCGAATGCATTCACG CAAAGCATTGTGGCATATGACGAAATTCAAAATCCAACCTTGAAGAATGCCTTGGTTCTTGAAGATGCGATCTCAGATTTACCGAAG GTTGGTAACGATCAAGCTGATGACGTACTTGAATACCTTGCGAAACCAAAGACAGAATTTCAGCGCTACATTCGTCTTAGCCGTAAAG AAATGTTGGACTACTCATTCGGTGATAAAACCGGTCCTGGAGAAGGCAAGCTAATGGATCACTGTCCTCTGAAGTTGAATAAAGATGATTATGAGCGCGTTAAGCGAATACCATTTGAGAAG GGAGCCAACTTCCGTGACCTGGAAGGTGTAAGAGTAGGGCCAAACAACGTCGCTGAGTTTGACCCTGAGATTCCACGAGTTTACCTTGAGTCAGGCAATCCATTG GTCCCTGAATATGCAATAAAGTTCAGGAGCGGCAAGTCTCTCAG GCCGTTTGGACGACTGTGGTGGGATGAGACGGTCCCTACAGTGGTGACCAGTGCAAATCCACACAGCCAG AAAATATTACACCCGGGTCAGGCCCGGGTTCTGACCGTCCGTGAGAATGCGAGGCTGCAGGGGTTCCCGGATTATTATCGCCTGGATGGTTCCATCAAGGAGCG GTACATGCAAGTCGGCAACGCGGTG